In one Dehalococcoidia bacterium genomic region, the following are encoded:
- a CDS encoding SDR family NAD(P)-dependent oxidoreductase: MANRLQDKVIIVTGASRGLGKYMALGMAAEGACVVVAARTEQATHAILTGTIYETAQEIEQAGGVALPVRCNVADPESIESMVAATLARFGRIDVLVNNAGIQPAGRIATIQPRHFELELRINVNGPFWCTRAVQEQMQQQGGGAVINISSAAANREGLSGHYGVTKIALEWMTKAFANELADAGIAVNALKPRGVIDTPGARFGRGGNEPQNADPKEDFVEASVILATATPATLTGEALFEHEVLARFGRGASLAPSPHG, from the coding sequence ATGGCGAACCGCTTGCAGGACAAAGTCATCATCGTCACCGGCGCGAGCCGCGGGCTCGGCAAGTACATGGCGCTGGGCATGGCGGCGGAGGGCGCCTGTGTTGTCGTCGCGGCCCGCACCGAGCAGGCGACGCACGCGATCCTGACCGGCACGATCTACGAGACGGCGCAGGAGATTGAGCAAGCCGGCGGAGTGGCGCTGCCCGTGCGCTGCAACGTGGCCGATCCGGAGTCGATCGAGTCCATGGTCGCGGCGACGCTGGCGCGCTTCGGCCGCATCGACGTACTGGTGAACAACGCGGGCATCCAGCCCGCCGGTCGCATCGCGACGATCCAGCCGCGGCACTTCGAGCTGGAGCTGCGCATCAACGTCAACGGGCCGTTCTGGTGTACGCGCGCCGTGCAGGAGCAGATGCAGCAGCAGGGCGGCGGCGCCGTGATCAACATCAGCTCGGCCGCCGCGAACCGGGAAGGGCTCTCCGGCCACTACGGCGTCACGAAAATTGCGCTGGAGTGGATGACCAAGGCCTTCGCCAACGAGCTGGCCGATGCCGGCATCGCCGTCAACGCGCTGAAGCCGCGCGGCGTGATCGACACGCCCGGCGCCCGCTTCGGCCGCGGCGGCAACGAGCCGCAGAACGCCGACCCGAAAGAGGACTTCGTCGAGGCGTCGGTGATCCTGGCGACCGCGACGCCGGCGACGCTGACCGGCGAGGCGCTGTTCGAGCATGAGGTGCTGGCCCGCTTCGGCCGCGGCGCCAGCCTCGCACCCAGTCCGCATGGATGA